The Synechococcus sp. BL107 nucleotide sequence AGCAGTTCCTTGTTGCACGAACAAGCGGAGGTTTTGGAACTTCTCCAGCGCCGTTTGGGCTCACAAAAAGTTCAGCTCAGTCGTGGAAAGCGCCCGATCGAGCTTCGACAGCTGTTAGCGGAGGTGTATCAACACGGCTTGCGCTGCCAAGACTGGAATGTGGTGCGTCGTTGTGCGGGCGCTATGGGAATGGTGCACCCCCAGCTCGAAGATGCCCTAACCGATTTGCTTGTCCGCCAAAAACAGGTGGTGGTGGGCCGCAATTACACCGGTGAGTCCCGTTTAAACCAACCGCAAGACAGCACCGCGATCGCTGAGCGGATCGAACGCACCAGCGGGATTGATGCCCGCGAGCGGATGCTGGAACAAGAGCTGTTGCTCGCCCTAGACAGCATGGTCCGACGCGAGCCATCGCTGCTCGACGGGAGCCTCACCCTCCAGCTCGGGCAACTCCTGTTGCTGCTCACATCCGAACTGTCAGGGGAACAAGGCTTGAGTCAGGACGAGGCTTTTGAAGTCCTCTGCTGCGAACCTCCCCACAGGATTCGCAGCCGTCTTCGCACCGTACTTACCGATGTTGACCATGCCAAAGCCGCTCTGAAACGCAGTGAGCAGCTGCATGTGAGCGGGCGTGTGCAGTGGACGGTGCCGGATCCCCTGGAACGCCGTCCGGGCAACGGTGATTGGCTGCAACACCGAATTCGCCTTGGCTCACTCCAACAAGTGCCGCGTGATTTCTATGCGGGGATTTGGTCCTTGCTGCAGCACTGCCGCGGCCTCGTAATCGGCGACAAATTGGAACGCCGCAACCGACTGAATAGCCGTCTTGTCCTTGAAAAGACCCCAGGGGAACGTAATTTTGCGACTCTGGTCGATCACCTCTTAAGCCGAATCGAGGCTCCGGAATACCGCCAATTGTGTTGTGAGTGTTTGCTGTCACTCATGGCTTTCGTTGAGACCAATGCCGATGTGCGCTTCGACGATGATCTGGCACTCGATGTGGTGATTGGCCATGCAGTGCGGGTGGGATGGCAACACACCCACCCATCGATGCATGTGGATGACTACGCGAGGCACAAAGCCCAAGCTTGGGGGCAGTTCTACCTGGCCTCACCCGGGGATTGTCGGCGCTGGCAGGTGATTGCCCTCAAAGAGCTCGCTGAGCAAAATGGCCTAGTCTGAGTCAGGGCCATCAAGCTCGCATCAAATTGGTGCGGTCAGCGGATGACCAGAGTCGGGGTGTTCAACAGCCTGCTCGATCAAATCAGCCAGCTTGAGCGCTCTTGAGGCCTGAAGACCATCCACCGCTGGAGTCTCCCGTCCTCGAACGCATTGGAGAAAATGTTCTAGTTCGGCGTACAAGGGTTCGATCGACGTGGTGCTGACCTCTTCGATGAATCCATCGTTTCGATACAGCAGTTCTCCATGATCGGCAGAGACCCACTCATGGGCACGACGATGAATGTGCAGGGTGTGATTGAGAAAATCCGTTTCCACCAAGCTGGAACGGCAGTGCGCACTCAGACTGCGAATCTTGCGATGGCTCATCTTGCTGGCCGTCAGGCTTGCCACCACCCCGTTTTCAAAACCAAGTGTTGCGTTCACATAATCGATGGGTCCCTCAGCACTACGTCCTCCAGCAGCCGCTAGTCGCACCACCGGAGCTTGGGCCAACTCCAAGACCAAATCAATGTCGTGAATCATTAGATCAAGCACCACCGAAACGTCGTTAGCCCGATCGGAGTGTGGGCTATGACGACGGCCTTCCAACACCACAACCTCTTCATTCGCCACCACCTTGATGAGTTCTCGGAAGGCGGGATTAAACCGTTCGATATGCCCCACCTGTAAAAGGCGGTGAGCCTGATGGGCCGCATTGATCAGTGCCGTGGCTTCGTCTTGGCTGGCAGCAATCGGTTTTTCGATCAAAACGTGAAGACCAGCTTGGAGACAGGCCAAACCAACCGGGTGATGCAGCAAGGTCGGCACTGCAATACAGACCGCTTCAACCTCAGACAACATCTCGCGGTAATCCGCAAACCAACGGCAACCGAATTGTTCGGTGGCCATGCGGCCGCGTTCAGGATCTGGATCAGCAACGCCAATGAGATCAGCGTCGCGTAGAAG carries:
- a CDS encoding Gfo/Idh/MocA family protein, which translates into the protein MSADPIVPVKVGVIGIGNMGWHHARVLSLLRDADLIGVADPDPERGRMATEQFGCRWFADYREMLSEVEAVCIAVPTLLHHPVGLACLQAGLHVLIEKPIAASQDEATALINAAHQAHRLLQVGHIERFNPAFRELIKVVANEEVVVLEGRRHSPHSDRANDVSVVLDLMIHDIDLVLELAQAPVVRLAAAGGRSAEGPIDYVNATLGFENGVVASLTASKMSHRKIRSLSAHCRSSLVETDFLNHTLHIHRRAHEWVSADHGELLYRNDGFIEEVSTTSIEPLYAELEHFLQCVRGRETPAVDGLQASRALKLADLIEQAVEHPDSGHPLTAPI